A window from Hemicordylus capensis ecotype Gifberg chromosome 2, rHemCap1.1.pri, whole genome shotgun sequence encodes these proteins:
- the ECM2 gene encoding extracellular matrix protein 2 yields the protein MKKEALLCYLLLVFLCAALAQNSNEMPRRARKRMRYRGLRKGSFANRRPNKQLQIKSQIPTTSVPSIPLINIDGDITEVFDSLIGSDGQESSYNVLPGKEGRCFANGMIMYDKAVWSPKPCITCLCSKGKVLCDETMCHPLTCPITKIPEGECCPLCVDIVISSDTSEFSGDSPAPNDPSDPVLKDRHTQDEKDELLERDKELLEKKEISMKNRKNRKRKRIKSHEGRVREAHINDQKEEERKRKAEEKRRRTYEEEELRIEKEVKKEEQESEEQENIQHEGSEEEVQEEEDILRGDVFRMPPRFSIPEPPTEMPPLPTGCSILDNTVTCSNAKLKQIPPIMDAELTSIELVGNSITAIPDEAFNGIPNLERIDLRKNNITSSGIGPQAFKILKNLQRLYMDGNALVHIPPGLPSTLEELKINENQLHAIDEDSFEGLKNLVTLELETNKLSEANVSPLAFQPLKSLSYLRLGRNKFRTIPQGLPHSIEELYLDQNQIEEITEVCFNHTKDINIIVLKHNKLEESRIAPLAWINHKNLESIDLSYNKLYHVPSYLPKSLLHLVLIGNQIDRIPGFVFGHMKPGLEYLYLSFNKLDDEGIDPVSFYGAYHSLREIFLDHNQLKSVPLGIAEMRSLIFLRLNNNKIRTVPPERICRTRLDDEDEDEEDDHEEDDYEDSQLEHLHLEHNYISTRDLSPYAFSCVRSYSSVILKPQKIK from the exons atgaaaaaagaagcaTTGCTCTGTTATCTTCTGCTTGTTTTtctgtgtgctgctcttgctcaGAATAGTAATGAAATGCCTAGGAGAGCAAGGAAAAGAATGCGCTACAGAGGATTAAGAAAGGGTTCTTTCGCAAACCGTAGACCAAACAAGCAACTACAAATCAAATCCCAAATTCCTACCACTTCAGTTCCAAGCATTCCACTTATTAATATTGATGGTGATATTACTGAAGTATTTGACTCTCTAATTGGTTCAGATGGACAAGAATCCAGTTACAATGTTTTACCAG GAAAGGAAGGCCGCTGTTTTGCAAATGGGATGATTATGTATGACAAAGCTGTGTGGTCTCCTAAACCCTGCATCACATGCCTCTGCTCAAAAGGAAAGGTGTTGTGTGATGAAACCATGTGCCATCCTCTGACATGTCCCATAACCAAGATACCCGAAGGAGAGTGTTGCCCATTGTGTGTGGATATTG TAATAAGCAGTGACACATCAGAATTTTCTGGCGATTCTCCAGCACCCAATGACCCTAGTGATCCAGTCCTGAAGGACCGACACACACAAGATGAAAAGGATGAATTATTAGAAAGAGACAAAGAACTActtgaaaagaaagaaattagTATGAAAAATAGAAAgaacaggaagaggaaaagaatAAAAAGCCACGAAGGGAGGGTAAGAGAGGCACATATAAATgatcaaaaggaagaggaaagaaagagaaaagcagaggaaaaaagaagaagaacataCGAAGAAGAAGAGCTAAGAATTGAGAAAGAAGTCAAGAAAGAGGAGCAAGAAAGTGAAGAACAAGAGAACATTCAGCATGAAGGAAGTGAGGAAGAAGtacaggaggaggaagacattTTACGTGGTGATGTATTCAGAATGCCCCCCCGTTTCTCAATTCCTGAGCCTCCTACTGAAATGCCTCCTTTACCAACTGGGTGTTCCATCTTGGACAACACAGTAACCTGTAGTAATGCCAAACTTAAACAAATACCACCAATCATGGATGCAGAGCTTACAAGCATAGAACTTGTAG GAAACAGCATCACTGCCATTCCAGATGAGGCTTTCAATGGGATTCCTAATTTGGAAAGGATTGATCTTCGCAAAAATAATATAACCTCTTCTGGCATAGGTCCCCAGGCGTTTAAA ATCCTGAAGAATCTGCAGCGCTTATATATGGATGGTAATGCACTAGTACACATTCCTCCTGGTTTGCCATCAACTTTAGAAGaacttaaaataaatgaaaaccagCTACATGCAATTGATGAAGATAGCTTTGAAG gTTTAAAAAATCTGGTGACACTGGAATTAGAAACTAATAAACTTAGTGAAGCAAATGTCAGCCCTTTAGCTTTTCAACCTTTGAAGAGTTTGTCCTATTTGCGTCTTGGGAGGAATAAATTTAGGACTATTCCACAGGGTCTTCCCCATTCTATTGAG GAATTATACTTGGATCAAAACCAAATTGAAGAAATTACAGAAGTTTGCTTTAATCATACAAAAGATATAAACATAATTGTTCTAAAGCACAACAAATTAGAAGAAAGCAGAATAGCACCTTTGGCGTGGATCAATCATAA GAACTTGGAATCTATTGATCTCTCTTATAATAAGTTATACCATGTTCCCTCTTATTTGCCAAAGTCATTACTGCATCTTGTACTTATAGGGAACCAAATTGACAGAATTCCAGGATTTGTATTTGGACATATGAAGCCAGGGCTGGAATATCTCTACCTTTCATTTAACAAACTTGATGATGAAGGAATTGATCCTGTGTCATTTTATGGGGCATATCACTCTTTAAGAGAAATATTCTTAGATCATAACCAATTGAAGTCTGTGCCACTTGGAATTGCAGAAATGAGATCGCTAATTTTTTTAaggctcaacaacaacaaaataag